A genomic segment from Vibrio panuliri encodes:
- the uhpT gene encoding hexose-6-phosphate:phosphate antiporter, whose product MLKFLEQVRKPTLDLPVEVRRKMWFKPFIQSYLVVFIGYLTMYLIRKNFNVAQNDMISTYGLSMTDLGLIGLGFSITYGIGKTVVSYYADGKNTKQFLPFMLILSGLAMLGFSFSMGGGSASLFLMVAFYGLSGFFQSTGGPSSYSTITKWTPRNKRGSYLGLWNMSHNVGGAGAAGVALFGANYLFDGHVIGMFVFPSIIAIIVGFIGMRFGSDSPEAYGLGKVEELFDEPVSEEDEAAEENQMTKKEIFVEYVLKNKVIWLLCFANIFLYIVRIGIDQWSTVYAYQELGLSKEAAISGFTLFEVGALVGTLMWGYLSDLANGRRALVACVSLGLIIVSLEFYQHATSEFMYLASLFVLGFLVFGPQLLIGVAAVGFVPKKAISVADGVKGTFAYLIGDSFAKLGLGMIADGTPIFGLTGWKGTFAALDTSAMVCIVLLAFVAIAEEKKIRQNKKKLELTENQA is encoded by the coding sequence ATGTTAAAATTCCTTGAACAAGTCCGGAAGCCTACCCTCGACCTTCCTGTCGAAGTGCGTAGAAAAATGTGGTTCAAACCATTTATCCAATCTTACCTAGTGGTATTTATTGGCTATTTGACCATGTACCTAATTCGTAAAAACTTCAACGTCGCGCAAAACGACATGATCTCAACTTACGGCTTGTCGATGACAGACCTAGGTTTGATCGGTCTGGGTTTCTCGATTACTTACGGTATCGGTAAAACCGTAGTTTCCTACTACGCCGATGGTAAGAACACCAAGCAATTCCTTCCTTTCATGCTTATCCTTTCTGGTCTGGCAATGCTTGGTTTCAGCTTCAGTATGGGTGGCGGCAGCGCAAGTTTATTCTTGATGGTGGCATTCTACGGATTAAGTGGCTTCTTCCAGAGTACTGGTGGCCCTTCTAGTTACTCAACCATCACCAAGTGGACACCGCGTAACAAGCGTGGTTCTTACCTAGGCCTTTGGAACATGTCGCACAACGTAGGTGGTGCAGGTGCTGCAGGTGTGGCTCTATTCGGTGCCAACTACCTGTTTGACGGTCACGTTATCGGCATGTTCGTATTCCCTTCTATCATCGCGATCATCGTCGGTTTTATCGGTATGCGTTTTGGTAGTGACTCTCCAGAAGCATACGGTCTAGGTAAAGTAGAAGAACTATTTGATGAACCAGTTAGCGAAGAAGATGAAGCGGCTGAAGAAAATCAAATGACTAAGAAAGAGATCTTTGTTGAATACGTTCTAAAAAACAAAGTGATCTGGCTACTTTGCTTCGCAAACATCTTCCTCTACATCGTGCGTATCGGTATCGACCAATGGTCAACGGTTTACGCTTACCAAGAACTGGGGCTATCAAAAGAAGCAGCAATCTCTGGCTTTACCCTGTTCGAAGTTGGCGCGCTAGTCGGCACGCTGATGTGGGGTTACCTGTCTGACCTTGCCAACGGTCGCCGTGCGCTAGTGGCTTGTGTTTCTTTGGGCTTGATCATCGTATCACTTGAGTTCTACCAACACGCAACAAGCGAATTCATGTACCTAGCGTCGCTATTTGTTCTTGGCTTCCTAGTGTTTGGTCCTCAACTTCTTATCGGTGTTGCCGCAGTTGGCTTTGTTCCTAAAAAAGCAATCAGTGTGGCTGATGGTGTAAAAGGCACATTCGCTTACCTAATTGGTGACAGCTTCGCCAAGCTGGGTCTAGGTATGATTGCAGACGGTACGCCAATCTTCGGCCTAACTGGTTGGAAAGGCACGTTCGCAGCCCTAGATACCTCCGCCATGGTTTGTATTGTTTTGCTTGCTTTCGTTGCTATCGCGGAAGAGAAAAAGATTCGTCAAAACAAGAAGAAGCTTGAACTTACAGAAAACCAAGCTTAA